One Perognathus longimembris pacificus isolate PPM17 chromosome 2, ASM2315922v1, whole genome shotgun sequence DNA segment encodes these proteins:
- the LOC125346857 gene encoding U3 small nucleolar ribonucleoprotein protein IMP4-like → MLRRLRREYLYRKVREEAQRTAREKKEKVRRALEENRLIPTELRREALALQRSLEFDDAGGEGVTSHVDDEYRWARVEDPKIMITTSRDPSSRLKMFAKELKLVFPGAQRMNRGRHEVGALVRACKANGVTDLLVVHEHRGTPVGLIVSHLPFGPTAYFTLCNVVMRHDIPDLGTMSEAKPRLITNGFTSRLGKRVSGILRYLFPVPKDDSHRVITLANQDVYISFQHHIYKKDHRNVELTEVGPRFELKLYMIRLGTQQEAMADVEWRWHPYTNTAGKRVFLSTE, encoded by the coding sequence ATGCTGCGCCGCCTGCGTCGGGAGTACCTGTACAGGAAGGTGCGCGAGGAGGCGCAGCGAACCGCccgggagaaaaaggagaaagtgcGGCGCGCGCTCGAAGAAAATCGGCTGATTCCCACTGAGTTACGCCGAGAGGCCCTGGCCCTGCAAAGGTCCTTGGAATTTGATGATGCAGGTGGTGAAGGTGTGACCAGCCATGTCGATGATGAGTATCGGTGGGCCAGAGTTGAGGATCCCAAAATCATGATCACTACTTCTCGAGACCCCAGTTCTCGCCTGAAAATGTTTGCAAAGGAATTGAAACTGGTGTTTCCTGGTGCCCAACGCATGAATCGAGGCCGACATGAAGTGGGGGCACTGGTGCGAGCCTGCAAAGCCAATGGGGTCACTGACCTCTTGGTTGTCCATGAGCATCGAGGCACACCTGTGGGACTTATTGTCAGCCACCTGCCCTTTGGCCCTACTGCTTATTTCACACTGTGCAATGTGGTCATGCGACATGATATCCCCGATCTGGGCACCATGTCAGAAGCTAAGCCTCGCCTCATCACAAACGGTTTTACCTCCCGGCTAGGAAAGCGGGTCTCTGGCATCCTCCGGTACCTGTTTCCTGTGCCTAAAGATGATAGCCACCGAGTTATAACTTTGGCAAATCAGGATGTCTACATCTCATTCCAGCACCATATCTACAAGAAGGACCACCGAAATGTGGAGCTGACTGAAGTTGGGCCTCGCTTTGAGCTAAAGCTATACATGATCCGCCTTGGCACACAGCAAGAGGCCATGGCAGACGTGGAATGGCGCTGGCACCCATATACCAACACAGCAGGCAAGAGGGTCTTCCTGAGCACTGAGTGA